The DNA sequence AATGAGCGGCAAACGCAAGGACACAATAACATTCAATTCGCAGTGGCCGACGAACGACCCTGACAAAATGCTTGCCAATATGACTGGTTCGGCCAAGCTCGGTTTTGACAGCGCTGAATATATGGGTCTGCAAATCGGCGCAACGGAAATGGCCGTAAATATCGACAAAGGCAAGTTGATGATCCCGCCGTTTTCAGCAACCGCAAACAACGGCACGCTTAATTTTGGCGCAAACGCGGATTTCAGTCAAAAGCCCACGCTCTTGATGATCACGCAACCAATGAATATTGTAAAGGATGTGCAGATCAATGACCGTGTGGCGGCGGCGCTGCTCAAGAATGTAAATCCGATATTTGCAAACTCTCGCAATGCTCAGGGTGTTGCCAATTTAGAATGTCGTGAGCTGGCGATCCCTCTTAGCGGCGGTACGGAAAACGATACGAGGATCGACGCGACCATTTCGATAATGAACCTTAACCTGCAATCGCCTCTGCTGCAGGTATTGGCAATAGCACTTAAAAGGGACATGAGCAGCGGCATGGCACTGCGTCCAAGCCAGTTTGTAATGAGGCATGGCGTTCTTAGCTATGACAAAATGCAGATAGATCTTGGCGATATGTCGCTGATATTCGGCGGTCAAATGGGGCCTGGCAATAAGATGAATATAACAATGACTTTGCCGGGGCTGGGCGGCATTGCATTGAAGGGTACAAAGGATAAACCCGAAATAGACGCTATCAAAATGGCGCAGCTGATTCTTCAGCAGCAACTGCTCAGCAGCGGACGTGAGGGGCAGCCACAGGCCGGCCAGACACAGCCGCAACAGGAGCTGCCGGTGGAAGAGCTGATAAATAAAGGTTTGGAAGAACTTTTTAAAAACAAGAAGAAATAATCGACTATTTATTGTGAGTTTCCATCAACATATTATTGGCCGATGATTTTTACCAGCGCACGTTTTTTGCGTTTGCCGTCGAATTCGCCGTAGAAGATTTGCTCCCAGGGGCCGAAATCGAGCTTTCCATTAGTTACGGCGGCGACGATGTCTCTGCCCATAATTGTCCTTTTTAGATGGGCGTCGGCGTTGTCTTCGGCGCCATTGTGCTGATATTGCGAATAGGGTTTTTCGGGGGCGAGTTTTTCAAGCCAGGATTCGAAGTCGTGATGCAGGCCGGGCTCATCATCGTTGATGAATACGCTTGCGGTGATGTGCATGGCGTTGACGAGGCACAGGCCGTCTTTGATGCCGCTTTCTTCGAGGCACTGTTCGACCTGCGGCGTAATGTTAATAAGCTGGCGTCTTGTTTTTGTGTTAAACCACAATTCTTTTCTAAAGCTTTTCATATCGCTTTTTCCTTCAGCAGTTTTCGATAGACGGATTCGATGGTGTTGACCATAGTGTTTGGAGCGAATTTTTCTTTTACGGATTCGCGGCCGGCTTTGCCGAGCGAGTCTCTCAGATTTTTATCTTTTATCAATTCCGCACAGGCGTTTGTTAATTGCTCGACATTTTTCGGTTCGATGAGGCGGCCTGTGTTTTCATTCACG is a window from the Phycisphaerae bacterium genome containing:
- a CDS encoding secondary thiamine-phosphate synthase enzyme YjbQ; amino-acid sequence: MKSFRKELWFNTKTRRQLINITPQVEQCLEESGIKDGLCLVNAMHITASVFINDDEPGLHHDFESWLEKLAPEKPYSQYQHNGAEDNADAHLKRTIMGRDIVAAVTNGKLDFGPWEQIFYGEFDGKRKKRALVKIIGQ